One Amycolatopsis sp. NBC_00355 genomic window carries:
- a CDS encoding GbsR/MarR family transcriptional regulator translates to MDEEAWIEQVSAFFARQEGLPPITGRILGWLMICQPAEQSAADIAAGIKASRASMTANIRSLTATGLVRRYTRAGDRTAYYRLDDQGWETAVRRRIEGMSAFEDVLHQGLDLVGPDAERASRLRAAQSVYHWVGSLLRQPENGDPR, encoded by the coding sequence GTGGACGAGGAAGCCTGGATCGAGCAGGTCTCGGCCTTCTTCGCGCGCCAGGAAGGGCTGCCGCCGATCACCGGGCGCATCCTGGGCTGGCTGATGATCTGCCAGCCCGCCGAGCAGTCCGCGGCCGATATCGCCGCCGGGATCAAGGCGAGCCGCGCGTCGATGACGGCGAACATCCGCTCCCTGACCGCCACCGGGCTGGTCCGCCGCTACACCCGGGCGGGCGACCGCACCGCCTACTACCGGCTCGACGACCAGGGCTGGGAAACCGCGGTCCGCCGGCGCATCGAAGGGATGAGCGCCTTCGAGGACGTCCTCCACCAGGGCCTCGACCTCGTCGGCCCGGACGCCGAACGCGCGTCCCGGCTGCGCGCCGCGCAATCGGTCTACCACTGGGTCGGCTCGCTCCTGCGACAGCCGGAGAACGGAGACCCCCGATGA